The Mytilus galloprovincialis chromosome 4, xbMytGall1.hap1.1, whole genome shotgun sequence genome contains a region encoding:
- the LOC143071916 gene encoding geranylgeranyl transferase type-1 subunit beta-like, translating to MAQTLLKKKHIKFFERCLQILPSRYCSLDNNRMTVGFFGISGLDMLDSLEVLESDKENIINWIYSLQLLPDDDDSNIHQCGFRGSTTLGNPFKAEEARKNPIPLDSGHIANTYTALLSLIILGNDLSGVDKRSVTTGLRYLQQEDGSFCCVPEGSENDMRFVYCACCISFILDDWTGVNKDRAVQFIKNSMSYEGGIGQGPGTEAHGGSTFCAIAALVLMDKLYDAFNEKEIKRLKRWCISRQQTGFQGRPNKPVDTCYSFWVGATLKLLDMFELTDKGFNRGYMLETQNSITGGFAKWPDHTPDALHAYFGVCGMSLVGEEGIQPMHPALNISQRAADHLENIHKLWRSKS from the exons aatGACCGTAGGATTTTTTGGAATCTCGGGATTGGATATGCTGGACTCACTTGAGGTTCTAGAAAGTGacaaagaaaatattataaattggATATACTCCCTGCAACTTCTACCAGATGATGATG ATAGTAATATACATCAGTGTGGCTTTAGAGGCTCTACAACATTAGGAAATCCATTCAAAGCTGAAGAG gcaAGAAAAAATCCAATTCCACTTGACTCAGGACATATTGCCAATACATACACAGCTTTGTTGTCATTGATAATATTAGGGAATGATTTATCAGGTGTAGACAAGAGATCTGTGACTACAGGACTAAGATATCTACAGCAAGAAGATGGAAG TTTCTGTTGTGTACCAGAGGGCAGTGAAAATGACATGAGATTTGTTTATTGTGCCTGCTGTATAAGTTTTATATTAGATGATTGGACAGGTGTTAATAAAGACAGAGCTGTTCAATTCATTAAAAATAGTATG tCCTATGAAGGAGGTATTGGTCAAGGTCCAGGTACAGAAGCTCACG GTGGATCAACATTTTGTGCAATAGCAGCACTAGTGTTAATGGACAAACTGTATGACGCCTTTAATGAAAAGGAAATAAAACGTTTAAAACGATGGTGCATTAGTAGACAACAAACAGGATTTCAGGGACGACCAAATAAGCCTGTCGATACATGTTACTCATTCTGGGTTGGTGCAACATTAAAG cttTTAGATATGTTTGAATTAACAGACAAAGGTTTTAATAGAGGTTATATGTTAGAAACACAGAACAGTATAACCGGAGGTTTTGCTAAATGGCCAGATCACACACCAG atGCCCTCCATGCCTATTTTGGAGTATGTGGTATGTCGTTGGTAGGAGAAGAAGGTATTCAGCCCATGCATCCTGCACTTAATATAAGTCAGAGAGCAGCAGACCATCTAGAAAACATCCATAAATTATGGCGATCAAAGTCATGA